The following are encoded together in the Microtus pennsylvanicus isolate mMicPen1 chromosome 8, mMicPen1.hap1, whole genome shotgun sequence genome:
- the Rtkn gene encoding rhotekin isoform X5: protein MREGACKLLAACSQREQALEATKSLLLCNSRILSYMGELQRRKEAQVLEKTGRRPSDSVPPPERSPCRGRVCISDLRIPLMWKDTEYFKNKGDLHRWAVFLLLQLGEQIQDTEMVLVDRTLTDISFQNNVLFAEAGPDFELRLELYGACVEEEGALAGAPKRLATKLSSSLGRSSGKRVRASLDSAGGSGNSPILLPTPAVGGPRYHLLAHTTLTLADVQDGFRTHDLTLAGHEENPDWLPLYGSVCCRLAAQPLCMTQPTASGTLRVQQAGELQNGTLVHGVLKGTNLFCYGRSEDADTGQEPRFTVAINKETRVRAGELEQAREWPFTLSISNRYGDDEVTNTLRVESREALQNWMEALWQLFFDMSQWKHCCDEVMKIEAPAPRKPPQALAKQGSLYHEMAIEPLDDIAAVTDILAQREGTKLEPPPPWLAMFTDQPALPSSCAPASVAPVPTWTQPLPWGRPRTFSLDAAPPDYSLGASRSVAPLPPQRSPQSRGFYSKSQLRTWLQSPV from the exons ATGAGGGAAGGGGCCTGCAAGCTGCTGGCGGCCTGCTCCCAGCGAGAACAGGCTCTGGAGGCCaccaagagcctgctgctgtgCAACAGCCGGATTCTCAGCTACATGGGCGAACTGCAGAGGCGCAAGGAGGCCCAGGTGCTGGAGAAGACAGGCCGGAG ACCTTCCGACAGTGTGCCGCCCCCTGAGCGTTCCCCTTGCCGTGGCCGGGTCTGCATCTCTG ACCTCCGGATCCCACTCATGTGGAAGGACACGGAGTATTTCAAGAACAAAGGCG aCCTGCACCgctgggctgtgttcctgctgctgcaGCTCGGGGAACAAATTCAGGACACAGAGATGGTCTTGGTGGACAGGACTCTCACAGACATCTCTTTTCAGAACAATGTGCTCTT TGCTGAGGCAGGGCCGGACTTTGAACTGCGGCTGGAGCTGTATGGGGCCTGTGTGGAAGAAGAGGGAGCCCTGGCTGGTGCCCCCAAGAGGCTTGCCACCAAACTCAGCAGCTCCCTGGGCCGTTCCTCGGGGAAGCGTGTCAGGGCATCGCTGGACAGTGCTGGGGGCTCTGGGAACAGTCCCATCCTGCTGCCTACCCCAGCTGTGGG GGGTCCTCGGTACCACCTCTTGGCTCACACCACTCTCACCTTAGCAGACGTGCAAGATGGATTCCGTACACATGACCTCACGCTCGCCGGCCATG aggAGAACCCTGACTGGCTGCCCCTTTATGGTAGCGTGTGTTGCCGCCTGGCAGCCCAGCCTCTCTGCATGACTCAGCCCACTGCAAGTGGTACCCTCAGGGTGCAG CAAGCTGGGGAGCTACAGAATGGGACACTCGTGCACGGAGTCCTGAAAGGCACAAACCTCTTCTGTTATGGGAGATCCGAAGATGCAGACACCGGGCAAGAACCACGGTTTACTGTCGCCATCAACAAG GAGACTAGGGTCCGGGCAGGGGAGCTGGAGCAGGCCCGGGAATGGCCTTTCACCCTCAGCATCAGCAACCGCTACGGAGATGACGAGGTGACCAACACCCTCCGGGTGGAGAGCAGAGAAGCCCTGCAGAACTGGATGGAGGCGCTGTGGCAGCTCTTCTTTGACATGA GCCAGTGGAAGCATTGCTGTGATGAAGTCATGAAAATCGAAGCTCCTGCACCCCGGAAACCCCCACAAGCACTGGCCAAGCAGGGGTCCTTATACCATGAGATGG CTATTGAGCCACTAGACGACATCGCCGCTGTGACCGACATCCTGGCCCAGCGCGAGGGCACAAAGCTGGAGCCGCCCCCACCCTGGCTAGCAATGTTTACAGACCAGCCTGCCTTGCCTAGCTCCTGTGCGCCTGCCTCAGTGGCCCCAGTCCCAACCTGGACGCAACCCCTGCCCTGGGGGCGACCCCGAACCTTTTCCCTGGACGCTGCACCCCCGGATTACTCCCTTGGGGCTTCTCGCTCGGTTGCACCCCTCCCCCCGCAGCGATCCCCACAATCCAGAGGCTTCTACAGCAAAAGTCAGCTCCGCACATGGCTCCAGTCCCCAGTGTGA
- the Rtkn gene encoding rhotekin isoform X3, whose product MQDRLHILEDLNMLYIRQMALSLEDTELQRKLDHEIRMREGACKLLAACSQREQALEATKSLLLCNSRILSYMGELQRRKEAQVLEKTGRRPSDSVPPPERSPCRGRVCISDLRIPLMWKDTEYFKNKGDLHRWAVFLLLQLGEQIQDTEMVLVDRTLTDISFQNNVLFAEAGPDFELRLELYGACVEEEGALAGAPKRLATKLSSSLGRSSGKRVRASLDSAGGSGNSPILLPTPAVGGPRYHLLAHTTLTLADVQDGFRTHDLTLAGHEENPDWLPLYGSVCCRLAAQPLCMTQPTASGTLRVQQAGELQNGTLVHGVLKGTNLFCYGRSEDADTGQEPRFTVAINKETRVRAGELEQAREWPFTLSISNRYGDDEVTNTLRVESREALQNWMEALWQLFFDMSQWKHCCDEVMKIEAPAPRKPPQALAKQGSLYHEMAIEPLDDIAAVTDILAQREGTKLEPPPPWLAMFTDQPALPSSCAPASVAPVPTWTQPLPWGRPRTFSLDAAPPDYSLGASRSVAPLPPQRSPQSRGFYSKSQLRTWLQSPV is encoded by the exons ATGCAGGACAGATTGCACATCCTGGAGGACCTCAATATGCTCTACATTCGGCAGATGGCACTCAGCCTGGAG GACACGGAGTTACAGAGGAAACTAGACCATGAGATCCGGATGAGGGAAGGGGCCTGCAAGCTGCTGGCGGCCTGCTCCCAGCGAGAACAGGCTCTGGAGGCCaccaagagcctgctgctgtgCAACAGCCGGATTCTCAGCTACATGGGCGAACTGCAGAGGCGCAAGGAGGCCCAGGTGCTGGAGAAGACAGGCCGGAG ACCTTCCGACAGTGTGCCGCCCCCTGAGCGTTCCCCTTGCCGTGGCCGGGTCTGCATCTCTG ACCTCCGGATCCCACTCATGTGGAAGGACACGGAGTATTTCAAGAACAAAGGCG aCCTGCACCgctgggctgtgttcctgctgctgcaGCTCGGGGAACAAATTCAGGACACAGAGATGGTCTTGGTGGACAGGACTCTCACAGACATCTCTTTTCAGAACAATGTGCTCTT TGCTGAGGCAGGGCCGGACTTTGAACTGCGGCTGGAGCTGTATGGGGCCTGTGTGGAAGAAGAGGGAGCCCTGGCTGGTGCCCCCAAGAGGCTTGCCACCAAACTCAGCAGCTCCCTGGGCCGTTCCTCGGGGAAGCGTGTCAGGGCATCGCTGGACAGTGCTGGGGGCTCTGGGAACAGTCCCATCCTGCTGCCTACCCCAGCTGTGGG GGGTCCTCGGTACCACCTCTTGGCTCACACCACTCTCACCTTAGCAGACGTGCAAGATGGATTCCGTACACATGACCTCACGCTCGCCGGCCATG aggAGAACCCTGACTGGCTGCCCCTTTATGGTAGCGTGTGTTGCCGCCTGGCAGCCCAGCCTCTCTGCATGACTCAGCCCACTGCAAGTGGTACCCTCAGGGTGCAG CAAGCTGGGGAGCTACAGAATGGGACACTCGTGCACGGAGTCCTGAAAGGCACAAACCTCTTCTGTTATGGGAGATCCGAAGATGCAGACACCGGGCAAGAACCACGGTTTACTGTCGCCATCAACAAG GAGACTAGGGTCCGGGCAGGGGAGCTGGAGCAGGCCCGGGAATGGCCTTTCACCCTCAGCATCAGCAACCGCTACGGAGATGACGAGGTGACCAACACCCTCCGGGTGGAGAGCAGAGAAGCCCTGCAGAACTGGATGGAGGCGCTGTGGCAGCTCTTCTTTGACATGA GCCAGTGGAAGCATTGCTGTGATGAAGTCATGAAAATCGAAGCTCCTGCACCCCGGAAACCCCCACAAGCACTGGCCAAGCAGGGGTCCTTATACCATGAGATGG CTATTGAGCCACTAGACGACATCGCCGCTGTGACCGACATCCTGGCCCAGCGCGAGGGCACAAAGCTGGAGCCGCCCCCACCCTGGCTAGCAATGTTTACAGACCAGCCTGCCTTGCCTAGCTCCTGTGCGCCTGCCTCAGTGGCCCCAGTCCCAACCTGGACGCAACCCCTGCCCTGGGGGCGACCCCGAACCTTTTCCCTGGACGCTGCACCCCCGGATTACTCCCTTGGGGCTTCTCGCTCGGTTGCACCCCTCCCCCCGCAGCGATCCCCACAATCCAGAGGCTTCTACAGCAAAAGTCAGCTCCGCACATGGCTCCAGTCCCCAGTGTGA
- the Rtkn gene encoding rhotekin isoform X2 encodes MFSRNHRSRVTVARGSALEMEFKRGRFRLSVFSDPPEDTELQRKLDHEIRMREGACKLLAACSQREQALEATKSLLLCNSRILSYMGELQRRKEAQVLEKTGRRPSDSVPPPERSPCRGRVCISDLRIPLMWKDTEYFKNKGDLHRWAVFLLLQLGEQIQDTEMVLVDRTLTDISFQNNVLFAEAGPDFELRLELYGACVEEEGALAGAPKRLATKLSSSLGRSSGKRVRASLDSAGGSGNSPILLPTPAVGGPRYHLLAHTTLTLADVQDGFRTHDLTLAGHEENPDWLPLYGSVCCRLAAQPLCMTQPTASGTLRVQQAGELQNGTLVHGVLKGTNLFCYGRSEDADTGQEPRFTVAINKETRVRAGELEQAREWPFTLSISNRYGDDEVTNTLRVESREALQNWMEALWQLFFDMSQWKHCCDEVMKIEAPAPRKPPQALAKQGSLYHEMAIEPLDDIAAVTDILAQREGTKLEPPPPWLAMFTDQPALPSSCAPASVAPVPTWTQPLPWGRPRTFSLDAAPPDYSLGASRSVAPLPPQRSPQSRGFYSKSQLRTWLQSPV; translated from the exons ATGTTCTCTCGAAACCACCGGAGCCGGGTCACAGTGGCCAGGGGCTCCGCCCTGGAGATGGAATTCAAACGCGGCCGTTTCCGACTTAGTGTCTTCAGCGACCCGCCGGAG GACACGGAGTTACAGAGGAAACTAGACCATGAGATCCGGATGAGGGAAGGGGCCTGCAAGCTGCTGGCGGCCTGCTCCCAGCGAGAACAGGCTCTGGAGGCCaccaagagcctgctgctgtgCAACAGCCGGATTCTCAGCTACATGGGCGAACTGCAGAGGCGCAAGGAGGCCCAGGTGCTGGAGAAGACAGGCCGGAG ACCTTCCGACAGTGTGCCGCCCCCTGAGCGTTCCCCTTGCCGTGGCCGGGTCTGCATCTCTG ACCTCCGGATCCCACTCATGTGGAAGGACACGGAGTATTTCAAGAACAAAGGCG aCCTGCACCgctgggctgtgttcctgctgctgcaGCTCGGGGAACAAATTCAGGACACAGAGATGGTCTTGGTGGACAGGACTCTCACAGACATCTCTTTTCAGAACAATGTGCTCTT TGCTGAGGCAGGGCCGGACTTTGAACTGCGGCTGGAGCTGTATGGGGCCTGTGTGGAAGAAGAGGGAGCCCTGGCTGGTGCCCCCAAGAGGCTTGCCACCAAACTCAGCAGCTCCCTGGGCCGTTCCTCGGGGAAGCGTGTCAGGGCATCGCTGGACAGTGCTGGGGGCTCTGGGAACAGTCCCATCCTGCTGCCTACCCCAGCTGTGGG GGGTCCTCGGTACCACCTCTTGGCTCACACCACTCTCACCTTAGCAGACGTGCAAGATGGATTCCGTACACATGACCTCACGCTCGCCGGCCATG aggAGAACCCTGACTGGCTGCCCCTTTATGGTAGCGTGTGTTGCCGCCTGGCAGCCCAGCCTCTCTGCATGACTCAGCCCACTGCAAGTGGTACCCTCAGGGTGCAG CAAGCTGGGGAGCTACAGAATGGGACACTCGTGCACGGAGTCCTGAAAGGCACAAACCTCTTCTGTTATGGGAGATCCGAAGATGCAGACACCGGGCAAGAACCACGGTTTACTGTCGCCATCAACAAG GAGACTAGGGTCCGGGCAGGGGAGCTGGAGCAGGCCCGGGAATGGCCTTTCACCCTCAGCATCAGCAACCGCTACGGAGATGACGAGGTGACCAACACCCTCCGGGTGGAGAGCAGAGAAGCCCTGCAGAACTGGATGGAGGCGCTGTGGCAGCTCTTCTTTGACATGA GCCAGTGGAAGCATTGCTGTGATGAAGTCATGAAAATCGAAGCTCCTGCACCCCGGAAACCCCCACAAGCACTGGCCAAGCAGGGGTCCTTATACCATGAGATGG CTATTGAGCCACTAGACGACATCGCCGCTGTGACCGACATCCTGGCCCAGCGCGAGGGCACAAAGCTGGAGCCGCCCCCACCCTGGCTAGCAATGTTTACAGACCAGCCTGCCTTGCCTAGCTCCTGTGCGCCTGCCTCAGTGGCCCCAGTCCCAACCTGGACGCAACCCCTGCCCTGGGGGCGACCCCGAACCTTTTCCCTGGACGCTGCACCCCCGGATTACTCCCTTGGGGCTTCTCGCTCGGTTGCACCCCTCCCCCCGCAGCGATCCCCACAATCCAGAGGCTTCTACAGCAAAAGTCAGCTCCGCACATGGCTCCAGTCCCCAGTGTGA
- the Rtkn gene encoding rhotekin isoform X7 codes for MQDRLHILEDLNMLYIRQMALSLEDTELQRKLDHEIRMREGACKLLAACSQREQALEATKSLLLCNSRILSYMGELQRRKEAQVLEKTGRRPSDSVPPPERSPCRGRVCISDLRIPLMWKDTEYFKNKGDLHRWAVFLLLQLGEQIQDTEMVLVDRTLTDISFQNNVLFAEAGPDFELRLELYGACVEEEGALAGAPKRLATKLSSSLGRSSGKRVRASLDSAGGSGNSPILLPTPAVGGPRYHLLAHTTLTLADVQDGFRTHDLTLAGHEENPDWLPLYGSVCCRLAAQPLCMTQPTASGTLRVQQAGELQNGTLVHGVLKGTNLFCYGRSEDADTGQEPRFTVAINKETRVRAGELEQAREWPFTLSISNRYGDDEVTNTLRVESREALQNWMEALWQLFFDMSQWKHCCDEVMKIEAPAPRKPPQALAKQGSLYHEMVLSEPVASGGPGEGLLLQNNAISAEIRALLSSYYSDR; via the exons ATGCAGGACAGATTGCACATCCTGGAGGACCTCAATATGCTCTACATTCGGCAGATGGCACTCAGCCTGGAG GACACGGAGTTACAGAGGAAACTAGACCATGAGATCCGGATGAGGGAAGGGGCCTGCAAGCTGCTGGCGGCCTGCTCCCAGCGAGAACAGGCTCTGGAGGCCaccaagagcctgctgctgtgCAACAGCCGGATTCTCAGCTACATGGGCGAACTGCAGAGGCGCAAGGAGGCCCAGGTGCTGGAGAAGACAGGCCGGAG ACCTTCCGACAGTGTGCCGCCCCCTGAGCGTTCCCCTTGCCGTGGCCGGGTCTGCATCTCTG ACCTCCGGATCCCACTCATGTGGAAGGACACGGAGTATTTCAAGAACAAAGGCG aCCTGCACCgctgggctgtgttcctgctgctgcaGCTCGGGGAACAAATTCAGGACACAGAGATGGTCTTGGTGGACAGGACTCTCACAGACATCTCTTTTCAGAACAATGTGCTCTT TGCTGAGGCAGGGCCGGACTTTGAACTGCGGCTGGAGCTGTATGGGGCCTGTGTGGAAGAAGAGGGAGCCCTGGCTGGTGCCCCCAAGAGGCTTGCCACCAAACTCAGCAGCTCCCTGGGCCGTTCCTCGGGGAAGCGTGTCAGGGCATCGCTGGACAGTGCTGGGGGCTCTGGGAACAGTCCCATCCTGCTGCCTACCCCAGCTGTGGG GGGTCCTCGGTACCACCTCTTGGCTCACACCACTCTCACCTTAGCAGACGTGCAAGATGGATTCCGTACACATGACCTCACGCTCGCCGGCCATG aggAGAACCCTGACTGGCTGCCCCTTTATGGTAGCGTGTGTTGCCGCCTGGCAGCCCAGCCTCTCTGCATGACTCAGCCCACTGCAAGTGGTACCCTCAGGGTGCAG CAAGCTGGGGAGCTACAGAATGGGACACTCGTGCACGGAGTCCTGAAAGGCACAAACCTCTTCTGTTATGGGAGATCCGAAGATGCAGACACCGGGCAAGAACCACGGTTTACTGTCGCCATCAACAAG GAGACTAGGGTCCGGGCAGGGGAGCTGGAGCAGGCCCGGGAATGGCCTTTCACCCTCAGCATCAGCAACCGCTACGGAGATGACGAGGTGACCAACACCCTCCGGGTGGAGAGCAGAGAAGCCCTGCAGAACTGGATGGAGGCGCTGTGGCAGCTCTTCTTTGACATGA GCCAGTGGAAGCATTGCTGTGATGAAGTCATGAAAATCGAAGCTCCTGCACCCCGGAAACCCCCACAAGCACTGGCCAAGCAGGGGTCCTTATACCATGAGATGG tCTTATCAGAGCCTGTGGCCTCAGGGGGTCCCGGTGAGGGGCTGCTCCTGCAGAACAATGCCATCTCAGCTGAGATTCGGGCCTTGCTTTCTTCATATTACAGTGACAGGTGA
- the Rtkn gene encoding rhotekin isoform X1: MQASQSLKGPPEPGALGASRGNWELMSRAPSGSADPVGEAAPTPGILQFPGGPRVTPATGVAAAQDSAPIVNAMDRAREGSDTELQRKLDHEIRMREGACKLLAACSQREQALEATKSLLLCNSRILSYMGELQRRKEAQVLEKTGRRPSDSVPPPERSPCRGRVCISDLRIPLMWKDTEYFKNKGDLHRWAVFLLLQLGEQIQDTEMVLVDRTLTDISFQNNVLFAEAGPDFELRLELYGACVEEEGALAGAPKRLATKLSSSLGRSSGKRVRASLDSAGGSGNSPILLPTPAVGGPRYHLLAHTTLTLADVQDGFRTHDLTLAGHEENPDWLPLYGSVCCRLAAQPLCMTQPTASGTLRVQQAGELQNGTLVHGVLKGTNLFCYGRSEDADTGQEPRFTVAINKETRVRAGELEQAREWPFTLSISNRYGDDEVTNTLRVESREALQNWMEALWQLFFDMSQWKHCCDEVMKIEAPAPRKPPQALAKQGSLYHEMAIEPLDDIAAVTDILAQREGTKLEPPPPWLAMFTDQPALPSSCAPASVAPVPTWTQPLPWGRPRTFSLDAAPPDYSLGASRSVAPLPPQRSPQSRGFYSKSQLRTWLQSPV, from the exons ATGCAGGCATCTCAGAGCCTGAAGGGACCGCCCGAGCCCGGTGCCCTCGGCGCCTCTCGCGGCAACTGGGAGCTGATGTCACGGGCGCCCTCGGGCTCAGCGGACCCAGTCGGTGAGGCAGCGCCGACTCCCGGGATCCTTCAATTCCCAGGCGGTCCTCGGGTCACACCGGCCACAGGGGTTGCTGCTGCCCAGGACTCCGCACCAATTGTAAACGCCATGGACAGGGCTAGGGAAGGATCG GACACGGAGTTACAGAGGAAACTAGACCATGAGATCCGGATGAGGGAAGGGGCCTGCAAGCTGCTGGCGGCCTGCTCCCAGCGAGAACAGGCTCTGGAGGCCaccaagagcctgctgctgtgCAACAGCCGGATTCTCAGCTACATGGGCGAACTGCAGAGGCGCAAGGAGGCCCAGGTGCTGGAGAAGACAGGCCGGAG ACCTTCCGACAGTGTGCCGCCCCCTGAGCGTTCCCCTTGCCGTGGCCGGGTCTGCATCTCTG ACCTCCGGATCCCACTCATGTGGAAGGACACGGAGTATTTCAAGAACAAAGGCG aCCTGCACCgctgggctgtgttcctgctgctgcaGCTCGGGGAACAAATTCAGGACACAGAGATGGTCTTGGTGGACAGGACTCTCACAGACATCTCTTTTCAGAACAATGTGCTCTT TGCTGAGGCAGGGCCGGACTTTGAACTGCGGCTGGAGCTGTATGGGGCCTGTGTGGAAGAAGAGGGAGCCCTGGCTGGTGCCCCCAAGAGGCTTGCCACCAAACTCAGCAGCTCCCTGGGCCGTTCCTCGGGGAAGCGTGTCAGGGCATCGCTGGACAGTGCTGGGGGCTCTGGGAACAGTCCCATCCTGCTGCCTACCCCAGCTGTGGG GGGTCCTCGGTACCACCTCTTGGCTCACACCACTCTCACCTTAGCAGACGTGCAAGATGGATTCCGTACACATGACCTCACGCTCGCCGGCCATG aggAGAACCCTGACTGGCTGCCCCTTTATGGTAGCGTGTGTTGCCGCCTGGCAGCCCAGCCTCTCTGCATGACTCAGCCCACTGCAAGTGGTACCCTCAGGGTGCAG CAAGCTGGGGAGCTACAGAATGGGACACTCGTGCACGGAGTCCTGAAAGGCACAAACCTCTTCTGTTATGGGAGATCCGAAGATGCAGACACCGGGCAAGAACCACGGTTTACTGTCGCCATCAACAAG GAGACTAGGGTCCGGGCAGGGGAGCTGGAGCAGGCCCGGGAATGGCCTTTCACCCTCAGCATCAGCAACCGCTACGGAGATGACGAGGTGACCAACACCCTCCGGGTGGAGAGCAGAGAAGCCCTGCAGAACTGGATGGAGGCGCTGTGGCAGCTCTTCTTTGACATGA GCCAGTGGAAGCATTGCTGTGATGAAGTCATGAAAATCGAAGCTCCTGCACCCCGGAAACCCCCACAAGCACTGGCCAAGCAGGGGTCCTTATACCATGAGATGG CTATTGAGCCACTAGACGACATCGCCGCTGTGACCGACATCCTGGCCCAGCGCGAGGGCACAAAGCTGGAGCCGCCCCCACCCTGGCTAGCAATGTTTACAGACCAGCCTGCCTTGCCTAGCTCCTGTGCGCCTGCCTCAGTGGCCCCAGTCCCAACCTGGACGCAACCCCTGCCCTGGGGGCGACCCCGAACCTTTTCCCTGGACGCTGCACCCCCGGATTACTCCCTTGGGGCTTCTCGCTCGGTTGCACCCCTCCCCCCGCAGCGATCCCCACAATCCAGAGGCTTCTACAGCAAAAGTCAGCTCCGCACATGGCTCCAGTCCCCAGTGTGA
- the Rtkn gene encoding rhotekin isoform X6, with protein MFSRNHRSRVTVARGSALEMEFKRGRFRLSVFSDPPEDTELQRKLDHEIRMREGACKLLAACSQREQALEATKSLLLCNSRILSYMGELQRRKEAQVLEKTGRRPSDSVPPPERSPCRGRVCISDLRIPLMWKDTEYFKNKGDLHRWAVFLLLQLGEQIQDTEMVLVDRTLTDISFQNNVLFAEAGPDFELRLELYGACVEEEGALAGAPKRLATKLSSSLGRSSGKRVRASLDSAGGSGNSPILLPTPAVGGPRYHLLAHTTLTLADVQDGFRTHDLTLAGHEENPDWLPLYGSVCCRLAAQPLCMTQPTASGTLRVQQAGELQNGTLVHGVLKGTNLFCYGRSEDADTGQEPRFTVAINKETRVRAGELEQAREWPFTLSISNRYGDDEVTNTLRVESREALQNWMEALWQLFFDMSQWKHCCDEVMKIEAPAPRKPPQALAKQGSLYHEMVLSEPVASGGPGEGLLLQNNAISAEIRALLSSYYSDR; from the exons ATGTTCTCTCGAAACCACCGGAGCCGGGTCACAGTGGCCAGGGGCTCCGCCCTGGAGATGGAATTCAAACGCGGCCGTTTCCGACTTAGTGTCTTCAGCGACCCGCCGGAG GACACGGAGTTACAGAGGAAACTAGACCATGAGATCCGGATGAGGGAAGGGGCCTGCAAGCTGCTGGCGGCCTGCTCCCAGCGAGAACAGGCTCTGGAGGCCaccaagagcctgctgctgtgCAACAGCCGGATTCTCAGCTACATGGGCGAACTGCAGAGGCGCAAGGAGGCCCAGGTGCTGGAGAAGACAGGCCGGAG ACCTTCCGACAGTGTGCCGCCCCCTGAGCGTTCCCCTTGCCGTGGCCGGGTCTGCATCTCTG ACCTCCGGATCCCACTCATGTGGAAGGACACGGAGTATTTCAAGAACAAAGGCG aCCTGCACCgctgggctgtgttcctgctgctgcaGCTCGGGGAACAAATTCAGGACACAGAGATGGTCTTGGTGGACAGGACTCTCACAGACATCTCTTTTCAGAACAATGTGCTCTT TGCTGAGGCAGGGCCGGACTTTGAACTGCGGCTGGAGCTGTATGGGGCCTGTGTGGAAGAAGAGGGAGCCCTGGCTGGTGCCCCCAAGAGGCTTGCCACCAAACTCAGCAGCTCCCTGGGCCGTTCCTCGGGGAAGCGTGTCAGGGCATCGCTGGACAGTGCTGGGGGCTCTGGGAACAGTCCCATCCTGCTGCCTACCCCAGCTGTGGG GGGTCCTCGGTACCACCTCTTGGCTCACACCACTCTCACCTTAGCAGACGTGCAAGATGGATTCCGTACACATGACCTCACGCTCGCCGGCCATG aggAGAACCCTGACTGGCTGCCCCTTTATGGTAGCGTGTGTTGCCGCCTGGCAGCCCAGCCTCTCTGCATGACTCAGCCCACTGCAAGTGGTACCCTCAGGGTGCAG CAAGCTGGGGAGCTACAGAATGGGACACTCGTGCACGGAGTCCTGAAAGGCACAAACCTCTTCTGTTATGGGAGATCCGAAGATGCAGACACCGGGCAAGAACCACGGTTTACTGTCGCCATCAACAAG GAGACTAGGGTCCGGGCAGGGGAGCTGGAGCAGGCCCGGGAATGGCCTTTCACCCTCAGCATCAGCAACCGCTACGGAGATGACGAGGTGACCAACACCCTCCGGGTGGAGAGCAGAGAAGCCCTGCAGAACTGGATGGAGGCGCTGTGGCAGCTCTTCTTTGACATGA GCCAGTGGAAGCATTGCTGTGATGAAGTCATGAAAATCGAAGCTCCTGCACCCCGGAAACCCCCACAAGCACTGGCCAAGCAGGGGTCCTTATACCATGAGATGG tCTTATCAGAGCCTGTGGCCTCAGGGGGTCCCGGTGAGGGGCTGCTCCTGCAGAACAATGCCATCTCAGCTGAGATTCGGGCCTTGCTTTCTTCATATTACAGTGACAGGTGA